One Papio anubis isolate 15944 chromosome 18, Panubis1.0, whole genome shotgun sequence genomic window, tggCCATTCTTGCCATCAGTCTCTGTTCACTTGCTGGAGATTGAGGATACCTGTGTATTTTGGAAAATGCTTTAGCATATCAGAAAGTTATCTGCAAAGGGTTGAGAATGAAAATGGCATTAGGCTTTTCACCTACATCACTGAATAGCAGAAGACAGTGGGCATAGTTTACTTAGTTCTTAGGGAAGAGGGGTTGTGACCAGGATTCAAAGCTGCGGAATTTATGCGAGAGCTTCAGACTTAGACTAAGATGGAGAGTTAATCACTTTTGTAATCCTTTCAGAAACTTTCTTTGAAGTATTGTGATTACACCACAAAATTAAGGATTCAAGGGTAGTTAGGTTTGATTAATTGCTTTGACAAAGTTAGGAGTTTAGTACAATCTTTATTGTGCCTGGTGGGAAAGGGAAAGTTTTCCTATTGGCATGCTGAAGGGCTTGCATTGTTTTGGGGGGGGATGttacactttattttattgtttcccagacagagtctcactctgttgcacagacatagctcattgcagcctttacGTCCCAGACTCAgatgagcctcccacctcagcctcccaagtagctggctcTACAGcggatgccaccacacccagctaatttttttgtatttttttttgtagagatgaggtctcagtatattgcctaggctggtctcaaattcctgggctcaagtgatcctcccaaagtgctgggattacaagtatgagccaccaaaCCCCATGTATATGCTAATGTTTAGCTTGGTTGGAAgcctcaaaataaaatgatttagcAAGGGGTTGTATTTTGCTTTGAACGCATTTAAGTCGGGATTTGCCTTTCCTCTGTGTTCTGTTGACAGCAGTTTTCCTGGGTTTCCCTCATCTCCAATAATCAATCTGTCTAGACCTATTAGTAACTTCTGTAGCTGAAAAGTTTTCAGAATTATCTTCAGGAAAAATGGAGGTTTTAGGAAAAACATACAgtttttaagaaatcattttattgCTTTGCTACAGTTCTGGAAACTATAGATTGTTTATTGTCCTCATTATCTTATAACAGTGTTTGAGTTTTTAACTTTTGGCATTTTTAACTCGTTGAATTTTTAAGAGACTTGCCTTAATATTGTCATTGTGTGAGAAgcaaataaatcttaaaatagaAGCAGTGTTTAATTAACGTAAATTTAACGTAAAACATTTTCTACATAATACCTGCCACAATGTCAGATGAGTTTGGAAAGCACCCTTTTAACCAAAAGGCATTCTGGGAACAAGAAAAACCTTAGTGTTTTGAATGGAGGAGTTTTATTAAGATTTCTAATGGAAAGAGCAAATTTGTAATCTGATACctgtactttatattttattgtttctaagaataatttttttgttactAGAGGTGGGGTAGTGATAATCGCATCctatccttatttatttatttattttgagacggagtcttgctctgtcgcccaggctggagtacagtggcacgatcttggctcactgcagcctccacttcccaggttcaagtgattcttccgcctcagcctcccttagctgggattacaggtacacgccaccatgcccagctaatttttgtatttactttgtagagacaaagtatcaccgtgttggccaggatggtcttgaactgctgacctcaggtgatccacccgcctcagcctcccaaagtgctgggattacaggcatgagccaccgtgcccggctcttttttgttgttgttgttttttactaaattaagaataaacatgttttattttttgctcattttgaCTGTTTTCATAGTTGTTAATCAGACTTTATAAAGCAGTTTATTGTCCCCTTTGGAGAAAAGATAGCTAAAAATCACCAGTATCCTCATACAGATAACTGATTCATTGGTCTGATGTTGTAGTCCTCTTGATTTCTCACCCCATCCCTCCTATGTTCTATTTGTAACTTCATTTacaatatattatgtttttttcccaTATCTGACtacatttctccattttaaacttttataagtaatttataaaaggaaacaaagattgCCACGTGGAATTGAGAATAAAAGTTTATCTTTCTACTGTTAAGTATGCATGGTAAATCAATGGCTGAATGCTCTGAAATTACTAAGACAACATTAAaggctgattctaaaatgtttttatttagatTGACATCTACTTAAACTATATACCAAACTGGGCTTGGGACGTAGGCTTTAGAAAGTATCGGTAATAGTGCATTCTTGGTAAGTTTGGGATTTTTGCCAGTTTTTGGATTCTGTGGGCTTGTCTTAAGGTACTTCTGTGAACTTTTCAGCGGTTTGTAAAACTAGTGTAAATAAATATTCTACCCAGTTGAGAATTAAGGTTTATGGTGCTAAAAATTAAATGGTGGTTGATTCTTGGCAGACATGTTTGATCACCTTTGCAAGCTTAAGGCATCTTTTGGAGTGTGTGTCTTGGAATCTACAAATTCTAAGTTTCTAATTGATGACTTGGCAATTAAATCCGGTCTCAGCTCTAAACTTAAATATTCTGGAATATGTACCACCCGTGATACACATAAATTACCCATCTCAATCTAGACAAAAGCCATTTGAGTCTGGAAACAGTCCAGTTTTACAGCTGAATAACTAGGggagcctgggtttgaatccaagTGTAGATGACTCTAGAATGCTTCCACTTTTCTAACTTAATTAAGTAGAGGGGCCTGTCTATAGATGAGTGGTTTTCAGAAGTGTGCTGTAAGGCTCTGTACAGATCTTTTGGAGTTTGGTAAACAGTGAAATATCTTTTGCTTGAGAAATAATCAGTCATCTTTTTGTTGTATACATTTTGGTTCTCTCATAGTTCTGTGGAAGTTtctctaaaatatatgaaattttctTCTCTAGGGAAATTTAAgacctgttgaatgaataaatattagaaaataaaaatacagaccgggcacagtggctcagtactttgggaggccaagcaggcagattgcttcagtccaggagttcgagaccaacctgggcaacatggggactccctgtctctacaaaaaatacaaagaaaattagcgaGAGTGGTGGTGCcagcctgtggtcctagctactggggagattgaggtgggaggattgctggagcccagaagacccaggctgcagtgagtgtagattgtgccactgcactcagacctgggcaacagtgagaccccgtctcaagaaaaaagaaaaaaaaaatagttctggcACGACTGTGtctattttcaattatatttcttttcctaatGTTGTTTTGTGTAGCCTGTATTGTAAAATGAGGTTGAGGTGATTGGACACACTGTTAATAGAGTGAGGAAGTGGGTAGAGTTAAAATTTCTTGCTGAAAGTGGGTAATCTGCAGTTCCTTGCATTGGGTTCACTCCTCACTGCCAGCTCTTGCTGCATTTGGAGGCTGCCCTAAGCATGATGTAATGACAGGTTAAACCTCTGCACGCACTAGCTGATGCAATGCAAATCTGAGGCCCAGGACTTTATTGGGGCAAGGGTAAtgcttgtttaaaaacaaaacaagctacTCTGTGTTTAATGAGGCCATTTAAGATGGCTTTCCCAGAGTGGGAAGAGTATAATCTCTTAGGAGGTTTAAGTAGGAGTTTAATGTGGCAGAAGTGTGCTTACAACTTTTCCTGCGAAGTCTTTTCACAGCGGGGaaggagaatttaaaatatagtgcCCATAGGAGTAGAAATGAAGTGAGCTAGAATTGAGTAAATATGGTAGTTGATGCCCGGTAAATAGCTGTTGAATGAATTAGGGAGAATGTTTTCACTCTAAAAATTTAGAGTTTGCACGATGAACCGGGAATGTAGCGCCGGTGTGGGCACGCATTTCCCAGATACGCTGTAGCTCTTAGATCGAAACCGTGAGAAACTGCCGATATTCGACTGTTGTGACCTACCGAAAACAGCATGGTTCTACCTAATTTTAAACTGGTGGAAATGCTGAGGAAGGCTCGATGTCGCTGGGGTGGGATGGGGTCAACAGCGGGGTGGCGGGGCCCCGCCCTGGGCTGCGGGGCGGGGCTTGCGGGCACAGCCCCACCCCTGCGCGACCAAGACGGGCACCGCCCTGCGCGCTGCGCGCCCTGAGCTGGCCCTGGCGCCCCGGGTTGGAGTGGGCGTTCCCAACGCAGGCCCAGCCCCGGCCGAGGCTCCAAATGGCTCTCCAGCAGGCAGGCTTCTGCAGTAGCCCCTGAGCTGGCTCAGGGAGCGCACTTCCTTCGCAGCGAGCGCGTCGCCCCCTGCATCCCCGGCCTCCACCGGAGCTGGGCAGTAGCCTACGGAGTGAATCTGGAGAAGACAAACTTGGGAGACAGACGAAAGCTTAGGGCACACTGGAGGACAGCGCAGCTGTGGCTCCCATTTTTGGAGATGCAGCCGAATTTGAGCTCACAGGGAGGTGTGGTTGCCTCCTGGGGATGGGAAGGCTTCCTTTCTCCACCTCTGTAACTCGTGCTTCTGAGAAGTAAATGGATATTTGGATCCTGACCTCAGACGCGAATTTGGGTCTTCTGTGCTTAGGAGCAGAAAGTGCCCAGGAGGGGCCTGTTCCTTTACTTCTTGGGGGAAACGCAATGCGCGGCCTGACTTCTCATGACGGGAAAGGCTACTCCACCTTCTCTGTACTCCTGGAGGGGAGTCTTGTTCACATGTTTACCAGCGGCCAggacaaggaagagaaaaggtaTTGACATTAAGAGGATAGGTTGCTGAGGCTATGAAGCTTGAACGCTATTAGTCAGTGGAACCTGTCTGGCTTAGGGAATGGCTGCAGCAGAATCCAGCCGTTTCCGAGGTTCTCAGTCATGTTTCATTTGGGTTGCTgtgcttttttatgtttaaatcaaACTTCAGGTTACGTCATGACTTCTGCAGGGCTGTCCTTAGTTCCTACTGCAGGGCGGCTGTGTGGTTGGGATTCCTTTTCTGTTTCAAGATGGAGCTGGGTTCCACCCTTGGAGCTTTGAGAGGCTTTAGCAGTTGCTGTCCTGTAATACCTCCATTCACAAGAAATACCGTTCacatttcagttctttttcaCACTTTGAATAGGAGTTAAAATGTGCTTTCTATAGTGTTTGGAAAATGGTAAAGCTATATTGTGAGCCTGAACTGTTGATGATAAATGTATAACTATTGCTAGGTCAAGAAATTGTGAACAACAGTGTTTTTCTTGGTCTGTAGCTATGTTGTGTTAAATATAAACTGAGTTTACTGCCCTTGGATGTGATTCCTTGGTTTGGTTTAGTAATCTGAAAGGCATTGGTTGACTAGACTGTTTTGTGCCCAAGGAACCACTTTGTAATTGTTATGCTGCTTACTGAAGTAAACTGGACCATGCAGTAGGCATACAGCATACAGCCAGGGTGTTTTGGCAATACTGAGCCCACTGTTTTACAAGTGACATAAAATGGATGTCATATGTACAAAGAATCTACTCAGAGGGAAACTGGATTACAGGAGAGCTCCTTTATAGTCCTTTGTCAGGGGACAGAACACCTGGGTCACACTGGGCTTCAGATGAGAGTTGATTCATGTTCTGAGTCCGTATGATGAGACACATTATGATGGAATTCTGTCACTTTTGTTGCCTCTTGaactttaaaatatccttttagtGATGTggaattaatctttatttttccttcaccttAAGCCCTCATTTAAGCTATCAGTTGGTAACCACTTGGGTAATCTAGAAACCAAGTTGCATTTACTTGGTCACATTGGTAACCAACATTGTTTCTTAAAAGTTCCCTGCAACAGAATAATGACTATAATtgaattaaaacattaattttgaagctttaattttgtaatatggcttagtggccgggcgcagtggctaatgcctgtaatcccagcactttgggatgccgaggctggggaatcacgaggtcaggagtttgagaccagccatggtgaaaccccgtctctactaaaaaatacaaaaattagtcgggcatggtggtgggcacttgtaatcccagctgcttttgaggctgaggcaggagaattgcttgaacctgggaggcagaggttccagtgagcaggcgccattgtactccagcctgggcaacaagagcaaaactccatgtcaaaaaaaaaaaaaaaaaaaaagaatatggcttAGTAGAGTTACTAGGAGTGCACTCTTAGGACATCGACTGATCTTTTTTTCCACCCCCAAGACAAATAGTGGCCTGCAATATCCCAGCCCAGGTAGCTTCCTGGGAAAAGTTGCTTGTTTTATGTTTGACTCAGCTTGACTAGTTACATTGTCGATTATTTCTTCCAGATGACATTTACCTGTTAAATAATGTTGATTACTCTGCTGATGAATGTTTCAGCAACGCTGGAGAACCCTAGGCTGCAAGGGGTTCTTCACCTGTTGActtcatcccccacccccagtaTAGTATATTATCTCTGCCGTGCTGtcatctttgttctttcctttttcactgtctcTTCCTGACTCTCCTCCTTTGTTCATTATGTCTGATACATATTGTGGATTGAAAGTGGAACAGAAAGATGTACTTTCTCTACCAGACTAAAAAGTTTTGAGATGGCCCTCCATTTCTCCTATGTCTCCCTTCACCTTtgttgtgtgtttatttttatatttttgctaccTTCACTAGCGAGTACATCCCCTCACTCTTGAGGTGGGCACTAATCAGTAAGAAATAAGATTAATACCTGGCTGATGATAATTTGGGGGGAAGACTTAATTAGGTAAAGATGGATAATGGGATGGCAGCAGACCTTTCCCCTTGTGACCCCTCCCCTCATTCCCAAAGTACACCTCTAGAGTAGATAATGGCTTACCATTAAGAAGAGTTAATGGAAGGTTCTCTGATTCTTTGGCGTTGGAACTACACTTGGCCCGCGGTATCCTCGGAAGATTAGTTCTAGGACCCCCTTCCCCATACCAAAAcctgaggatgctcaagtccctgatagaAAATGGTGTcgtatatgtatgtgcatattctcctgtataatttaaattatctctGGATTACTGAATACAATGTAAATAAtacgtaaatagttgttatagactgtatttaaaaaattttgtattatttgtaaatttttctgaatattttcaatccatggcTGTGGTGAAGTCCTCGGATGCAGACCGTGTGAATACAGAGTGCCGATTTTATCCAGGACTTCACCTGTAACTCCCTATACCTATCAATAGCTGActccaaattagaaagaaataagagTAAGGGAGTCTCAGGGAGAGAGTCCTAGCAAAATGGATTCGATTAAACTTCAGTTCCTTGTATAGTTTCTCTAGTTGTTTATGGTCCATCTTCtattttagcatttattattCCATGTAGTCTATCCAAAGACGATTAAGGGAGTTCCAAATGTTTTCCggaatattttgaaaagagaGCTTATCCAGTGTACAGATCCTAATAAAGTGCACATTcagtgtaattttattttttagtatgttactttttaaattctatttatttttctttctcttttgctcagTAAATTTTGCATGAAACTTTAAAAGTACTTCTGGCATGTaaacattatttgtaaaataagtcatggttataattatttttctcctgcttccttatgtatttatttcagaaatgagcCGTCAGACTGCTACAGCATTACCTACCGGTACCTCGAAGTGTCCACCATCCCAGAGGGTGCCTGCCCTGACTGGCACAACTGCATCCAACAATGACTTGGCGAGTCTTTTTGAGTGTCCAGTCTGCTTTGACTATGTGTTACCACCCATTCTTCAATGTCAGAGTGGCCATCTTGTTTGTAGCAACTGTCGCCCAAAGCTCACATGTTGTCCAACTTGCCGGGGCCCTTTGGGATCCATTCGCAACTTGGCTATGGAGAAAGTGGCTAATTCAGTACTTTTCCCCTGTAAATATGCCTCTTCTGGATGTGAAATAACTCTGccacacacagaaaaagcagACCACGAAGAGCTCTGTGAGTTTAGGCCTTATTCCTGTCCGTGCCCTGGTGCTTCCTGTAAATGGCAAGGCTCTTTGGATGCTGTAATGCCCCATCTGATGCATCAGCATAAGTCCATTACAACCCTACAGGGAGAGGATATAGTTTTCCTTGCTACAGACATTAATCTTCCTGGTGCTGTTGACTGGGTGATGATGCAGTCCTGTTTTGGCTTTCACTTCATGTTAGTCttggagaaacaggaaaaatacGATGGTCACCAGCAGTTCTTTGCAATCGTACAGCTGATAGGAACACGCAAGCAAGCTGAAAATTTTGCTTACCGACTTGAGCTAAATGGTCACAGGCGACGATTGACTTGGGAAGCGACTCCTCGATCTATTCATGAAGGAATTGCAACAGCCATTATGAATAGCGACTGCCTAGTCTTTGACACCAGCATTGCACAGCTTTTTGCAGAAAATGGCAATTTAGGCATCAATGTAACTATTTCCATGTGTTGAAATGGCAATCAAACATTTTCTGGCCAGTGTTTAAAActtcagtttcacagaaaataagGCACCCATCTGCCTGCCAACCTAAAATTCTTTTGGTAGGTGGAAGCTAGACACATGAAGGTAAATGAAAGGAAAGGCTGTTAAATACAGGAAACAGTTGCATGTAGTAAcactaatatatttaaaaataagtcaacaGTAAACcactgaaaaaatatatgtatatacacccaAGATGGGCATCTTTTGTATTAAGAAAGGAAGCATTGTAAAATAATTCTGAGTTTTGTGTTTGTTGTAGATTGTATTgttgaaaaatagtttttttgttttgttttgtttttgcgtGGGAGTGTGTGCGTGCGTGGGTGTGTGcgtgtttgggtttttttcctttaactgaCAAGCCATCTTGAGTGGTCATGGGCCACTGCTTTTCCCCTTTGTGAGTCAATACATAGTGCTGCtgtgtgcttttttgtgtgtgtatttgctaatttttattaattttagtttttcattaaataaatttgacTTTCCTTTCTGTAATTCAggtttttcttcactttttttgtaCCATTTTAAAGTTAGTGTCTTTTGATATGCATACTTGTTATGGTAAAAGTTTATAACATGtgttcaatattttcttttcccccatTAATCAgttcattagaaatattttaaaatcagctacTTTGTGAAGCTATGAGTTCCAGAAAGTAAAGGTGACATCGGAAAAATGATCAAAAGCTATTTAAAGCATCTGTAAGatggtctctctctttctctcttctacgGATGAGTCACACCTTTGAGCTTAATCTTTGAAAGGTTAGagaataaattgatttttataagtACTGCAAATCaggcttttgtttcctttttcaaatatCTTGGATAAATCACatgtttaaaatttgttcttGTATTTATTGGTTTTGCAAAAGAAGGCATCGTCATGCACAGTATTTGTAATTAAAAGcaaatcatttgtttaaaaaggcagtttgcaaaaaaatgtttttggtcttttataattctcattaaaAGAATTtctggcaaattaaaaaaatcttactgTGTCTGCTTTAGCTCTAAGTTTGATAAAATCCAAAgttattttcctgtttcattCCGTACTTTAATTATATAGCAGAAAGCTGTGTGTTGTCATTTTTAAGTGTGGTAGAGTTATACTCTAAATCACAGCAAATAACTGGGTATATGGCTTCTGGATTacagtctttcccatgctctgCCCCTCTTGCCCACATTTTGATTCTTACAACTGTCAGGAGAATGACTAAAATGCTGACCACTTTTCACCTCTTTAAAAAAgcacaatgaaataataaatttactaTTTCATAGCCTAGTGGTTAAGAGCCTTGGTTCTGCAGCCAGACTTCAGGCACCTAAGTGCCAGTCTCGGCTCTACCCCactaaccagctgtgtgaccttgggccccAGTTTCCTAATGTGTAAAGTGGGGTTAAATTATGGTAGATacttaaaaagttttaatggGGTACAGGTATGTTACCTGAAACAGTGCTTTGTTCATATCAGCATCCAGTGAATGTTAGCTACCATTATGCCTTTAGTACCATGTAGTTAACTGTTGCTAATTACTTTGAGGCACATGGCAAGATTCTGAAATTGCCTTCTGAATAGTGAAAGATAATTTTGTGTGGTTTGTATTGGTACTGTAAGCCTAGAAAGTTAATGAAAATTTGGACTTCACCCTTATCCCACCACTGATTCTGGATAATTTTGGATAAGAGTTTATTTCTATTATCCATTTTCAGAAAAGATGATTGTGTAGTCTCATCCTTATGTCAATATTATCTTTTGAACTGGTTATAATGTGCTTGTGgagcctttgttctttttgtttttgagacggagtttcactcgtcgcccaggctggagtgcagtggtgtgatcttggctcactgcaacctcggcctcccgggtttaagtggttctccttcctcaacctccagagtagctgggactataggtgcgtgccaccatgcccggccaatttttgtatttttagtagagacggtttcaccatgttggccaagatgttctggatctcctgaccttgtgatctgcctgcctcccaagtgctgggattataggcgttagccactgcgtccagccttgCGTAGCCATTTTTATGGTGAAAGAGAATAACAGTTCAACCACAGATTTATATTCAGGTCTGTTCATTAGCATATGTGCTTGGAAAAAGCGACTTTTATTCCATATTTAATGTTGTATGGTAAAAGGATTACTTAACAATATGTAAAAGGGCTCCCAATCTCTTTCAGAATAAAagtggctgggcactgtggctcatacctgtaatcccagcactttgggaggccatgttgggcagatcactcaaggtcaggagttcgagaccagcctggccaacatggtgaaaccctgtctctactaaaagtacgaaaaagccaggcatgatggcacaccctattagggaggccgaggcagaaccccttgaatccaggaagcggaggctgcagtgagccaagatcgtatcactacactccaacctgggtgacggacTGAGACTCttggctcaaaaaacaaaacattgggtATATTCGTGGAAGTAtatcattttgtagttttagtattttaaagtatgttgATTATAAAGTATGTGTCCATCATGTAGACTTTGGAAATTATAAAACTGCACATACAATTGAGATCTGTAGTCTTGCTATTCACTCAGAGGtggtttttccagttttttatgtgtatgtgcatgtgctcatcctctgtcacccaggctggagtataatggtgcagtcagctcactgcagcctcaaactcctgggctcaagtgatcttcccacctcagcctcttgagagctgagagtacaggtgtatagcatcatgcttggctaattaaatttttttgtagagatggggtctcgctatgttgcccaggctggtctcaaaccccttgggctcaa contains:
- the SIAH1 gene encoding E3 ubiquitin-protein ligase SIAH1 isoform X2 gives rise to the protein MKRMTFQEMSRQTATALPTGTSKCPPSQRVPALTGTTASNNDLASLFECPVCFDYVLPPILQCQSGHLVCSNCRPKLTCCPTCRGPLGSIRNLAMEKVANSVLFPCKYASSGCEITLPHTEKADHEELCEFRPYSCPCPGASCKWQGSLDAVMPHLMHQHKSITTLQGEDIVFLATDINLPGAVDWVMMQSCFGFHFMLVLEKQEKYDGHQQFFAIVQLIGTRKQAENFAYRLELNGHRRRLTWEATPRSIHEGIATAIMNSDCLVFDTSIAQLFAENGNLGINVTISMC
- the SIAH1 gene encoding E3 ubiquitin-protein ligase SIAH1 isoform X3, yielding MSRQTATALPTGTSKCPPSQRVPALTGTTASNNDLASLFECPVCFDYVLPPILQCQSGHLVCSNCRPKLTCCPTCRGPLGSIRNLAMEKVANSVLFPCKYASSGCEITLPHTEKADHEELCEFRPYSCPCPGASCKWQGSLDAVMPHLMHQHKSITTLQGEDIVFLATDINLPGAVDWVMMQSCFGFHFMLVLEKQEKYDGHQQFFAIVQLIGTRKQAENFAYRLELNGHRRRLTWEATPRSIHEGIATAIMNSDCLVFDTSIAQLFAENGNLGINVTISMC
- the SIAH1 gene encoding E3 ubiquitin-protein ligase SIAH1 isoform X1, with translation MTGKATPPSLYSWRGVLFTCLPAARTRKRKEMSRQTATALPTGTSKCPPSQRVPALTGTTASNNDLASLFECPVCFDYVLPPILQCQSGHLVCSNCRPKLTCCPTCRGPLGSIRNLAMEKVANSVLFPCKYASSGCEITLPHTEKADHEELCEFRPYSCPCPGASCKWQGSLDAVMPHLMHQHKSITTLQGEDIVFLATDINLPGAVDWVMMQSCFGFHFMLVLEKQEKYDGHQQFFAIVQLIGTRKQAENFAYRLELNGHRRRLTWEATPRSIHEGIATAIMNSDCLVFDTSIAQLFAENGNLGINVTISMC